NNNNNNNNNNNNNNNNNNNNNNNNNNNNNNNNNNNNNNNNNNNNNNNNNNNNNNNNNNNNNNNNNNNNNNNNNNNNNNNNNNNNNNNNNNNNNNNNNNNNNNNNNNNNNNNNNNNNNNNNNNNNNNNNNNNNNNNNNNNNNNNNNNNNNNNNNNNNNNNNNNNNNNNNNNNNNNNNNNNNNNNNNNNNNNNNNNNNNNNNNNNNNNNNNNNNNNNNNNNNNNNNNNNNNNNNNNNNNNNNNNNNNNNNNNNNNNNNNNNNNNNNNNNNNNNNNNNNNNNNNNNNNNNNNNNNNNNNNNNNNNNNNNNNNNNNNNNNNNNNNNNNNNNNNNNNNNNNNNNNNNNNNNNNNNNNNNNNNNNNNNNNNNNNNNNNNNNNNNNNNNNNNNNNNNNNNNNNNNNNNNNNNNNNNNNNNNNNNNNNNNNNNNNNNNNNNNNNNNNNNNNNNNNNNNNNNNNNNNNNNNNNNNNNNNNNNNNNNNNNNNNNNNNNNNNNNNNNNNNNNNNNNNNNNNNNNNNNNNNNNNNNNNNNNNNNNNNNNNNNNNNNNNNNNNNNNNNNNNNNNNNNNNNNNNNNNNNNNNNNNNNNNNNNNNNNNNNNNNNNNNNNNNNNNNNNNNNNNNNNNNNNNNNNNNNNNNNNNNNNNNNNNNNNNNNNNNNNNNNNNNNNNNNNNNNNNNNNNNNNNNNNNNNNNNNNNNNNNNNNNNNNNNNNNNNNNNNNNNNNNNNNNNNNNNNNNNNNNNNNNNNNNNNNNNNNNNNNNNNNNNNNNNNNNNNNNNNNNNNNNNNNNNNNNNNNNNNNNNNNNNNNNNNNNNNNNNNNNNNNNNNNNNNNNNNNNNNNNNNNNNNNNNNNNNNNNNNNNNNNNNNNNNNNNNNNNNNNNNNNNNNNNNNNNNNNNNNNNNNNNNNNNNNNNNNNNNNNNNNNNNNNNNNNNNNNNNNNNNNNNNNNNNNNNNNNNNNNNNNNNNNNNNNNNNNNNNNNNNNNNNNNNNNNNNNNNNNNNNNNNNNNNNNNNNNNNNNNNNNNNNNNNNNNNNNNNNNNNNNNNNNNNNNNNNNNNNNNNNNNNNNNNNNNNNNNNNNNNNNNNNNNNNNNNNNNNNNNNNNNNNNNNNNNNNNNNNNNNNNNNNNNNNNNNNNNNNNNNNNNNNNNNNNNNNNNNNNNNNNNNNNNNNNNNNNNNNNNNNNNNNNNNNNNNNNNNNNNNNNNNNNNNNNNNNNNNNNNNNNNNNNNNNNNNNNNNNNNNNNNNNNNNNNNNNNNNNNNNNNNNNNNNNNNNNNNNNNNNNNNNNNNNNNNNNNNNNNNNNNNNNNNNNNNNNNNNNNNNNNNNNNNNNNNNNNNNNNNNNNNNNNNNNNNNNNNNNNNNNNNNNNNNNNNNNNNNNNNNNNNNNNNNNNNNNNNNNNNNNNNNNNNNNNNNNNNNNNNNNNNNNNNNNNNNNNNNNNNNNNNNNNNNNNNNNNNNNNNNNNNNNNNNNNNNNNNNNNNNNNNNNNNNNNNNNNNNNNNNNNNNNNNNNNNNNNNNNNNNNNNNNNNNNNNNNNNNNNNNNNNNNNNNNNNNNNNNNNNNNNNNNNNNNNNNNNNNNNNNNNNNNNNNNNNNNNNNNNNNNNNNNNNNNNNNNNNNNNNNNNNNNNNNNNNNNNNNNNNNNNNNNNNNNNNNNNNNNNNNNNNNNNNNNNNNNNNNNNNNNNNNNNNNNNNNNNNNNNNNNNNNNNNNNNNNNNNNNNNNNNNNNNNNNNNNNNNNNNNNNNNNNNNNNNNNNNNNNNNNNNNNNNNNNNNNNNNNNNNNNNNNNNNNNNNNNNNNNNNNNNNNNNNNNNNNNNNNNNNNNNNNNNNNNNNNNNNNNNNNNNNNNNNNNNNNNNNNNNNNNNNNNNNNNNNNNNNNNNNNNNNNNNNNNNNNNNNNNNNNNNNNNNNNNNNNNNNNNNNNNNNNNNNNNNNNNNNNNNNNNNNNNNNNNNNNNNNNNNNNNNNNNNNNNNNNNNNNNNNNNNNNNNNNNNNNNNNNNNNNNNNNNNNNNNNNNNNNNNNNNNNNNNNNNNNNNNNNNNNNNNNNNNNNNNNNNNNNNNNNNNNNNNNNNNNNNNNNNNNNNNNNNNNNNNNNNNNNNNNNNNNNNNNNNNNNNNNNNNNNNNNNNNNNNNNNNNNNNNNNNNNNNNNNNNNNNNNNNNNNNNNNNNNNNNNNNNNNNNNNNNNNNNNNNNNNNNNNNNNNNNNNNNNNNNNNNNNNNNNNNNNNNNNNNNNNNNNNNNNNNNNNNNNNNNNNNNNNNNNNNNNNNNNNNNNNNNNNNNNNNNNNNNNNNNNNNNNNNNNNNNNNNNNNNNNNNNNNNNNNNNNNNNNNNNNNNNNNNNNNNNNNNNNNNNNNNNNNNNNNNNNNNNNNNNNNNNNNNNNNNNNNNNNNNNNNNNNNNNNNNNNNNNNNNNNNNNNNNNNNNNNNNNNNNNNNNNNNNNNNNNNNNNNNNNNNNNNNNNNNNNNNNNNNNNNNNNNNNNNNNNNNNNNNNNNNNNNNNNNNNNNNNNNNNNNNNNNNNNNNNNNNNNNNNNNNNNNNNNNNNNNNNNNNNNNNNNNNNNNNNNNNNNNNNNNNNNNNNNNNNNNNNNNNNNNNNNNNNNNNNNNNNNNNNNNNNNNNNNNNNNNNNNNNNNNNNNNNNNNNNNNNNNNNNNNNNNNNNNNNNNNNNNNNNNNNNNNNNNNNNNNNNNNNNNNNNNNNNNNNNNNNNNNNNNNNNNNNNNNNNNNNNNNNNNNNNNNNNNNNNNNNNNNNNNNNNNNNNNNNNNNNNNNNNNNNNNNNNNNNNNNNNNNNNNNNNNNNNNNNNNNNNNNNNNNNNNNNNNNNNNNNNNNNNNNNNNNNNNNNNNNNNNNNNNNNNNNNNNNNNNNNNNNNNNNNNNNNNNNNNNNTTTTCACAAAGCAGATGATGCAGCCACCTGAGAAGCAGTTATCAGTTACATGGAGGGGGAAGAAATTTATCCTTGAGATGAAACATGGTGCTAATCTAAAAGAGTTGGGGGACAAATTACAACAACTCACCAATGTCAAAGTTGATACATTGCGGCTGATTGTTCCTACCAATAAAGGTTCTAAAATGCTATACCCTTTCTCAGATGAGCACTCTTATCTCCCATTGGAAGCTGCATCTGCTATTCTAAAATGCTATACCCTTTCTCAGATGAGCACTCTTATCTCCCATTGGAAGCTGCATCTGCTATTGAGGTgtggaaactaaattttctcCTGTTTTCTTGGTAAATAGGAGTTTATCTAATTCTCCTTTTGCAAATTACTTCATCATTTCATTAGATCTAAAATATTAGATGAATGAAAATAAATTTAGGTTTCCTGAATGTGCAGTTTCAGGTTTCAGATAATTCTTGATATTATTAGTCCACTGAATGTGCCAAGTCTTTGGTTAAATAATATCTCAGCTGTCACGAACTAAACTAATGTAGGACAAGATGTTTACGACCTTGCATACTAGCACGAATGGAAGAGTGAGGGGATTGTGAACAATATCCATGGACAGTAATCTTTGGGGGGGAAAAAACTAAGAAACTAAAACTCAATCCTTGTTCATCAAATTCTCTGTAAATAATAACGTTGTATAACGAAAACTTTCTAAAGCTTCTCCTATTTCCATATTCTAAATAGGAAAGCTAATTAGATGTAGAACTGTAGAACTTTTAGGAAGTTGCTTTCTGACAGAGACTCCAACTACTTACCTAACGTAATAAAGACTCAATGACACAATTCTggaattctggaaatttccagccatgACTAAAAGACCTAAATAGTATAATTAGTAAAACTGAGAAAACAGAACTACAATGAAGTTATATAAAGGACACTGTTCCTGTTCCTAGTTTAAGCTTGAGGAAAATAAAAAGGCTTTCATTTTTAGATTTGTGGAGCTCTTTGTTGACTGCATCATAAACCTTCAGGTTTCCTTGAAGTATGGAAATGACCTTGGCCCTGTTGTttagcaaaagaaaaatattcctTGCAAAATGAGTGTACATGAAAGCATACGGTTcaaatttattatattttttaatggTTAGATCTGATCTCCCTCAGGGAAAACCTATAAGGATGATGGGAGTGCCTGAAAATGAAGTGGAAGAGGTtctagaaaatgcaaagaaagaccCTCGAATAGCTGGATTTGATGAAGAGGAGAAAAGAATGAGGCAGCGAACTCTTGATGGACACAATTCATTTGTAAGACTTCCACAAGGGACTTACATATTCTCTGAGTTCCACACACTTAGTATTCCAGGAATTGAGGTACTATGAACCTTGTTAGATCCATTTGCTGTTGCTCTTCTtgttccctcttttcttttcatttataAATGCAGAATTAAGTCTAGATTACCTATGCTTGAAATGGTGAATAACAATACCATATCAGTTGAATGCTTAATCATGGATATTGTTTGGTGGGTGTTGAATATGCAAGCCTAGTGTTAATCTCTTGGGGTACTGCTAGTCAAAAGTTTCTGATATCAAAAATCATATGGAGTATAATGTTTCAAAACACAAATTTTGAATGGTGATATGAAATGTAGGGAagtggggaaggggaaaaaatagAAAGAGATAGTAGAGGTGATTGATTATTGACCTTGTTTCTTGATCTGCAGTTGAGTCCTCCTGCTTCGGAGGCTTTGAAATTAATGCATAGGCTTGCTGCAGATCCTGGAATTGTTGCAATCATGAATAAGGTATTGATATCATGATGTGCCTTCTTTGCTCATAAAATACAATTATGATATTCACAACCCTTATTCATTCCCTTTGATTGGTTTCCTAAAGTATCGGTGGCAGGTGGGGATAATGTCAGAGATGGCTCCAGTTGGTTATGTTGGAGTCAGTCCTAAATGCATCCTTGGTTTCAACAAGGTGAATTTCAATAGAGAACATCTGGTTTGGTTATTTTTGTGTATTAAGTGTTTTATTTTTCCTCCATTTATGTTTGCAAagctttttttaaaataaaattaggttAATATCCATTTCTGTTGTTGTTTTCTGAGGAAATTTTAGAATATGAAGCTGAAACTCCTAAGCTGGAAAGTGCTGGTTAGTTTGGAAGTAAAGGAATTCAAGTAGGAATCACATTTCCAGCATCTGATCCCTCTAAATTTCAACCTAATAGGATCACATTGTAGTGTTGGTGTACTTCTGGTTATTGGTGAAGTTAATTCAGCTTAGAACCTAAAATACATTTAAACTACTCTTCAATAAATTTGCCAACACCATTCAAAATGAATAATGGCATAAAGCCATCGAGCAGAAACTACGAGAAGGTTGTGGATACGGGAGAAATTACAGAAATGTGCTCGCAAACTGATTTCTTGTTCATTTCTGCTTGAAGTGATTATTGGTGATGAAATAATTAGCCTGTTCATGTAGTGCAACTTTTCTCTAGATGTAGGCCTGATTAGTTTCAAGTCACTTAGAAGGAATTCCATATTAGAGTTGAATGTATGCTATGATTCCCCATGATAGTATACTAGCCAGGCTATTCTTGAACTTGAGTTTGAAATTGTTGTATCCGATCCATCCTTGATGACTAATTTTTCTCTTTAGTCACAaaccttccccccccccccccccccccccccccccaaaaaaaaaactaaacaaaagaaGACATTTCTAGATGTCCCATTGTCCATGAAAGCAACTGGTGAAGTGGCTTTTGTTCTTATGCTTTGTAATCTGCTGTATCTTTTTCCTCTCCCCTCCCCTCCCTCCCCccaatattatatatatatatatatatatataacacgCCAAAGTCCATATTAGGATTCAAATTCCTGCTATTTCCAAATCGAGATCATAGTTTCAGGAATATTTTTCCTAACAAAAGTTGATTTGAGACCAAAACTGAAACTTATTGTATAGTATAAGAAAATCTTCCCTGAGAGTGGGGAACAAAACTGGCCACACTGCCACTTTCCTAGTCACCTTTCTTACTTATTCTTATTCTATAGCACTAGACTAGGGGAGCCACTTTGCTCATCTAATGCTCTACCCTGTCTTGGGTTTGAAGGAAGTACaatccctttttccttttaatttgaGACCTTTATCCCCAACCCCAAGCCCTCGTTTTCTACCTTTCTTGGGATTGGCTAATGccaatttccttcttattcttACAGCCTGGTTCGTGCCATGCCTATTGAAAGTTGCTTTGGGACAAACTATCTAATCCAAACAGCAGATATTGCGACATATGAGAGAATCTCAATGGGAGGGGCTGGATTGATACCCCTTTACTTGGATTCAATATAAATAATAGAGGCTTTGACTAGAATGATCTAGCCAATCATTTCTCCTCACTCCTCTAGCTCTATCAATTTCTTGTGCCGACatatgttaaaaaaaatcattaaaaagCTGCCTGTCATCTTGGCAATATGGAACCTCTGAACAAATCCTTGGCGAAAAAAGGAGGCCCAGTGGTTCTTGGCAACTTTTTTCTAGTGCCTGAACATTAAAATTGTTGAGGTCTGGGCTTCAGTTCCCTGCAGAAACAAGATGGTTTTGACCCAAAACTCTCCTGTCTGCTGAATAACAGTCGCTTTTCCTCTTTATCATACTCCTACACcaagttttcccctttttgcaaCTTCTGCTCGGCAGCTTTTTCTATTCTACCCCTCTGACCAAatctttttgttatttcaatAGCATTACTGACAGTCTTCTTCTTGTTATGATTAAACAGGATCTCATGAAAAGTTTGAAGATCGAAATTTGCATAATACTGGTCAAAATTTGAATCTCTATACTTTTCTGTTGCATTAATGTCCAGTATACCCTGTTCTCAGGAAGACAAATCTGGTACTGCAAGTGCAACTGTTATTGCAAATTCAACCTTTATCTACATACTCTGTCTAATGTATTACTTTTCTATCAAAAGAATATGGAAAAGTACACAAATATATGACTAAAAGAGCAGGGAGAACTGGCAAatttattggttttttttttaacaattgtCCTTTCTTTTAATGagatattattttttttttccttatcaaTACAGAAACAGAATGCTGTGAATTCTATCAAATGcttgtttatatttttttattagtttgTTATCTTGTGGCTTTTGATTTTAGTAAGCTTAGTTTTGTAACAGTCTGATATTAGTATTCTTTGCTTTTTGgtttttaaaattcatattCTTGAATCATGTACAGAATCACGGAGAGGAAATTTCTTTGCGACTTCGAACTGATGACCTCAATGGTTTTAGGAAATATGAAAGCATTAAGAAGACTCTCCTGCATGAACTTGTAAGTTCTATGTATCAATCACCTTCCTCCAACTAGGAAATTGGTACCAAGTTGTGCTTTTTCATATGCACATATGCTGTATCTTTGTTGGCTGGTATTTACATGCAATTGCTTTTGCCACTCGCTTTGTTTCCCTCTTCAGGCACATATGGTGTACTCTGAACATGATGCAAATTTTTATGCTTTAGACAAACAGGTAattctctctctatctctctctctctctctctctctctctcaaacaCACGAACGCGCACACACACATTTATATGCATATTTTCATATGTAAGTATGGACTTATATGGACTTATATTTACGCACAACAAATATGACATGTTTATAATTTATGTGTATGTATTTACTTATGTATTTATATTATTCACATGCACATGCACATGCACATGCACAAAAGTATCTGTATTTGACTGTGAACTAATATTGGGTTATTACAGACTGATGATATATATAAATCTTATCTAGCTATCTATCTATTAATGCAGGGTATGACTGTGTTATTAGGCATTAGCTGCTAATCCGATGATGTTAACTTTGAATCTCTCTGTGACAGTTGAATAAAGAAGCTGTTGCCTTGGATTGGACAAAATCAACAGGCCACACTCTGAATGGATTCAGACATGGACTACATGCTGAGGATGAGTTTGATGGTCATGTAAGTTTGTCACGAAAACTTGGAGGCAATGAATCACATTTTTCTAATGCCCGTGCGTCTGCAGTGGCTGCTGCATATCATCGAGTTGCAAATGCGTGTACAAATGTCTCAGCAGCAGTAAATAAGCGTGACGAACCTGACCCTGATGATTCTGGATTTACTAACTGTTGTGAACCTGACAGCTTGCATGCTGAAGGGGAAACTAAAGATGGCCATCCTAATATAGCCAGTTCAATGAAGCTTGTTGATGAACACGAGATTCATGATAGTGAGGCTGAACCTGATCCTGATGATAGTGAGAGCATGGGTGCCATGGAATCCGAATCCTATTTGGTATCTGGTGGAAGTCAGATAACAATTGAGCCAGATCCTGATGATCTGGAAGTTTTGACAAGTGCTGCAGATAAAGAATCTGTTCTGTGCAATTTGAAGGTTCCATTGACAGATCATAGTGTGGTTGGACCAAATTTCTTTGGAGCAAAGGAGGGCACTGGAAATTTGAATCAGCTAGATGTTATACATGTGGAACCTGATCCAGAAGATTCTCAAGCAGGAGACAGTGATGACAAGATGATAGTGATTGCAGAGAGAATGTCAATGGGGCAGGGAGATGAGCCTGATCCAGATGACCTGGAGCTAAAGAGAATTAAAGACCCTGTCACTGCTGTTTATGGTCGTATACAGAAGGCAGTGGAGAAGCTAATAACTGAAGTAAATCACTCGGATGCTGGTGGTGTCTTGCAAACCCTGTGCAAGATAATAAGGTATACTCTTTGCATTTAATTTAGTAAATTCGATTAAATAGTAGTTTGGCATGAACTTGTTCATGATGGTGCATTGACTGTTCTTGCTTTCAGGAATATTGTTGAACACCCTGATGAAATGAAATTTCGAAGAATACGCAAGGTAATGTCATCTTATCATGGATTTTGATTATCTATACTGAGGGTTTTGGCCACGAGTTTTTCTCTCATTTGTAATAGATGGTTGCTGCAGGCTAATGCTATTATTCAGAGGAATATTCTTCAATATGGAGGTATGAACATtgcttttcatttatttttatctaTGTTTAAGATGGTAACAAGGGTAAGTTGCCCTAATTGCTAGAATTCTCACTAGCTGTCTCTATTTTGACATTTGTTGTTTTTTCTCCCTGTTTTTGGTTATTTCATACTTATTTGTGGTGGTggttttttggttttgtttggTTTTCTGGAGAATCAAGTGCATGTAATCTTTGacatttaaaaaattcagaTGTTGAGGTTTTCTTAATCACAGACATTATTTGGTTTTATGGGAGCATGGGGCTGCTTACAGGTTTTGTTTAATTAATACAATTAGTAGTTGAACTGAAATACAGTGTGTGTGAAGAAGTCTTTCCTTTCAAGGGCCTCAAATTTATTATACATTACCAGATCTGTTTTCTGCAAATTTTGCTGGTTTTTAGTTTATGttaagtctctctctctctctctctctctctatacaCACTGCCCGCACACACCCACACATATGCATAtgtatagacacacacacatcCCAAGGTACAATAGTTGTATTTTTGTTAGTTTGGGGCTCCATGTCTTCATTACCGTGAAACCACAAGTCTTGTTGCATGAAGCATTGAATAGACACAGTCTGGAAGTTGAGGGAAACCTCCGAGTTAGATTCTTTAATGATGCTAGATGGGCATAGTCTGCAATTTCATTAACAAAACTAGGCCACACAATAGGTATTCCTTGTTGCAAGGTCTGGTTTTATAGAAACCCTGATTTACTGGTGGCGTTTTAAGCTTGGGTCAGTAAATTTGTCTATTAAgtgtggtttttttttaatgttatatTGCATAAGCAGTGTGCACAAAGTTTGACTCTTGGAAGTACAAGAGCAGAAATTAGATGCTGAgaagaaatatattatatatgttcATATATAAGTTTGACCATCCTCCCCTGTTGACCAGATCTGGTCATTACGGGGGAGGGGGCTGCAGGGTAAGGAGAGGTCTTCCTCCCTCCCCTCCCCCACGGCTGTAGGAGGAGGTGGTGAAGTGGTGGCAGGGGAGGGTGGCTGCAGGGGTCTAATAAATAGTCATCATGTGGAGTTCGACAAGGATATCCTTCTGTTTTGGTTTCATTTTCTAAGTAGTCACTACTCCTTCCATCACGTCCTTATGACTTCCTTGGGTTCTGCGGATGATTATTCTTTACAGACTAAAATTTGACAATTCCCAATTGCCTGACTTTTCATCAAGAAATTTTAACACATTGCAGATCAGAAATTGAGAAGTTCTgatagaaaattaagaatcaTAGACTATTTGTTAGATGACTGGGTTTTAATGTGTCTGTTAGAAACTTAATGTAAGCTTTCATGAAACAATTTTGTTTATTTGTAGCTCTTATTAGTTGCTTGTGCTCTAAtcttattttcttgttttttgctTTTACAGCTGCTACAGAAATCTTACAATTGGTTGGGTTCAGTGACGATGTAATCTTTGACGTAACAGGGAAGGCAGAAACTTATTTGGCTTTAAAGCGTAATGACCCTGGCTTACTGTGGTTGGTTAAAAGCTCTCTTGAGAGCTCCACTACTTGAAAGCAATATTTGTTATATCTGAGGTGAGGTTAAGTTGTTAGACAGGACCTCAGCATGGAATTCAATGTTGGCTTTATCAAGGGTTATGTCGAGCAAAATCTGTTTGAATGTAAATTGTACACACACACATAAGTTTGTATTTATGTTATAAGTGTGAGCTGTAAATGACAATTTCCAGCTGCTGATGGTTGGCTGTGCAGTTTAAACGTAAATTGTGTAAGCAGGTGACAAGGGTTCAATATTTGTACTGTTCTTCAGTGTACAAGTAATTCATTTTGCTGTCTGAAACGTTTGTCTGCTGGAGAGTAATTCATTTTGCTGTCTACCTCTTGGGCTGGCACAGGGTGTCCCAGTGGCTGGGTGCTTTCCGGTGTTGCTGGGAGTCGAGATTTTTACATTAATCAATCCTCTCCCTCAGAGAGGGGAAAAAGTTGCTTTTTGAGCtttatgtcttttttttttttttaggaattGAGCTTTATGATCAGTTTATAGCAtgatttttttgctttttaaaCATTATACAATATGGTCCAGAATAGTGGTAGACGTTGTAATTTAATTCTCTGAATCATTTGTATCATCGTTACTTTTTGGCTGCATCATTATAATAGGGTCAGGGAACGACTAATGCATGGACGTTCCACGTTATCGTGGCTTTCTAGCTTTAAACAGTTTGAAATCACAATGTTGatagaaaatgcatgaaaagagAAATTTCTTACGAGCCGCAAATTGGTAAAGAAAAAGTGACTTtgacaaaaaaatcaaattcttccaaaaaaaaaattgaaatgatATTGTCCAGGGAACTAGACTTTTTAGTTTATTGTGAATTATAGAAAATTTACAAGTTCAAGGTTTGAATCCTAGATCCGGTTGTAGGGAGTGGGAAAGGTGGGGATAAGAtaggggtaaaaaaaaaatagggttTGCAAGTGTTTCAATATAGGGGTTGTAGGTGTTTCAATTTGTTCTGCTAAAACATGAAAACTCAAAAACGTGCATCTTATCAGATTGGGCCTACATCATTTTTTCTGTGCTTCTGGTCATGTCGTTATGTTTATTTTGTAGAAAAGATTTGTTTAAACAAGTCTAATGTAAGCTTGGTCCAAGGAAATATAAAAAGGGAATTACTGAGAACTAAAATCTAAACGTTATAAACTTAAATTAAAGCACACAATTTTCAGCCCATAGAAGCATAAAATTCGTGAACTTTTGGCATTTTTTTGAGGGAAATCTTGAATAAAATTTTTACACATTTATTTTAGTTAaggaaaatttcacaaacctcccatgaggtttctgacacttgcactgacAGCTCtcaaggttttaaaaatttcactgagctccctTGCTTTTGAGATTTTGGTAACAATTCAGCTCAActatgattaaaatattattgtCATGACAGAGATGACATTTGTATTCCATCAATGTCCTTTTCCTCCCTATATTAGTACAA
Above is a genomic segment from Coffea eugenioides isolate CCC68of chromosome 5, Ceug_1.0, whole genome shotgun sequence containing:
- the LOC113771336 gene encoding uncharacterized protein LOC113771336, which encodes MMQPPEKQLSVTWRGKKFILEMKHGANLKELGDKLQQLTNVKVDTLRLIVPTNKGSKMLYPFSDEHSYLPLEAASAIEGKPIRMMGVPENEVEEVLENAKKDPRIAGFDEEEKRMRQRTLDGHNSFVRLPQGTYIFSEFHTLSIPGIELSPPASEALKLMHRLAADPGIVAIMNKVGIMSEMAPVGYVGVSPKCILGFNKNHGEEISLRLRTDDLNGFRKYESIKKTLLHELAHMVYSEHDANFYALDKQLNKEAVALDWTKSTGHTLNGFRHGLHAEDEFDGHVSLSRKLGGNESHFSNARASAVAAAYHRVANACTNVSAAVNKRDEPDPDDSGFTNCCEPDSLHAEGETKDGHPNIASSMKLVDEHEIHDSEAEPDPDDSESMGAMESESYLVSGGSQITIEPDPDDLEVLTSAADKESVLCNLKVPLTDHSVVGPNFFGAKEGTGNLNQLDVIHVEPDPEDSQAGDSDDKMIVIAERMSMGQGDEPDPDDLELKRIKDPVTAVYGRIQKAVEKLITEVNHSDAGGVLQTLCKIIRNIVEHPDEMKFRRIRKANAIIQRNILQYGAATEILQLVGFSDDVIFDVTGKAETYLALKRNDPGLLWLVKSSLESSTT